A window from Calliopsis andreniformis isolate RMS-2024a chromosome 5, iyCalAndr_principal, whole genome shotgun sequence encodes these proteins:
- the LOC143179269 gene encoding protein LSM12 → MAGANDCFSIGSTVACKTCYKEEIEGEVLAFDPQTKMLILKCPSSSGTPTLNDVHIVNLSLVSEVQVKREVSPTTTEPPQSLNLQKLNRRVRNQIEEKKRLVMALQAGVSPEGQKLFSTISKTIPEITWNGANIVVFDNVTIRPPYKVDNVHGNTESGAYKHVKKVVEKHIKDTEASAQAQQQREQQQQQKQKGGAMQ, encoded by the exons ATGGCCGGCGCCAACGATTGTTTCAGCATTGGGAGTACGGTGGCCTGTAAAACCTGTTACAAGGAGGAGATCGAAGGCGAAGTGTTGGCGTTCGATCCACAAACTAAAATGCTGATCCTAA AATGTCCGTCATCCAGTGGCACACCCACATTAAACGACGTGCATATAGTAAATTTATCCTTGGTGTCCGAGGTACAAGTAAAGCGAGAAGTTAGTCCCACAACTACTGAACCACCACAAAGCCTTAATTTGCAAAAGCTCAATAGAAGAGTGCGTAACCAAATTGAAGAGAAAAAGAGGCTGGTAATGGCTCTGCAGGCCGGAGTATCTCCAGAAGGACAAAAACTCTTTAGCACTATATCAAAGACTATCCCAGAAATTACGTGGAATGGAGCAAATATTGTTGTATTTGATAATGTCACAATTAGACCACCATACAAAGTTGATAATGTTCATGGAAATACAGAATCTGGAGCATACAAACATGTAAAAAAAGTG GTTGAAAAACATATTAAAGATACAGAGGCATCTGCACAAGCACAACAACAAAGggaacagcagcaacaacaaaaaCAAAAAGGTGGTGCAATGCAATAA